The following coding sequences lie in one Haematobia irritans isolate KBUSLIRL chromosome 3, ASM5000362v1, whole genome shotgun sequence genomic window:
- the uncNacbeta gene encoding putative nascent polypeptide-associated complex beta subunit, with protein sequence MNAEKLRRLQSQVRIGGKGTPRRKKKVMHQSAATDDKKLQSSLKKLSVSTIPGIEEVNIIKDDLTVIHFNNPKAQASLSANTFAVTGHGETKKIVEMLPEILPQLGQDTVMQLRMFANTMSGTQAGKTSNAVVGSVAEDDEVPMLVNDFEEVAKMDEAKLAKAKGQEELDKNKENTANQKVDAPNAENSAKNDDKLDKKGKKQQNKQSANGAAKNKPELSKNENKQQQQPQQVKNEKPNKQETNAANVAPAAAEKKQNQAPAKEKDTHVQKDNKKENQQQSMKQDKSNDKKSEEVVVKDQAKLAQEPPVESKAVHQQQASAPQKQPAEIVPQQQATALPKQTPSNEGKSAKPTNDNKVQPLVKESDMKVQANAQAELSKDQKVETVPAPKAQDSTEAKLQVNVKEQPKATSPQPTNNMNKSASPQPPKDMKKAASPQPPKDMKKAASPQPQKEGLQNQAVAKAASPQPQTQTAAAVKDAKTEVKQPAMIENTPAQAPAVASTPEKVNENHTPETSVQNQDNSPTSQPQVPVALVENASAKVDEVIATATNEAAKLSPQTNTATAKKDEAPAKTPNMAKSPNRAQQTKQQGKPAPNQQTKPNQQAKQSPPKDKTPNTNKPAPQQKQSGPPAKKPSTAPTTPTAETPNKAAPSPNEATVVKNDAQKKQPTPTPTAQKPTTPTESVASKSNNDALKADGQKKQPAPNNQSAQKQPAQPKPNNTKPNNNAKPAQNSANAAGPKKGPGPGQPQAKQGAKPADNKPKQSSPPKGPQKAPAATQPQKNAS encoded by the coding sequence ATGAATGCCGAAAAACTTCGTCGTTTACAATCCCAGGTTCGGATAGGCGGTAAGGGTACTCCACGTCGTAAGAAGAAGGTTATGCATCAATCCGCTGCTACGGATGATAAGAAATTACAAAGTTCTTTAAAGAAGCTGTCTGTCAGCACCATACCCGGCATCGAAGAAGTTAATATCATCAAAGATGATCTAACGGTTATACATTTTAATAATCCTAAAGCTCAAGCTTCCTTGTCTGCCAATACATTTGCTGTGACTGGTCATGGGGAAACTAAGAAAATCGTTGAGATGTTACCGGAAATTCTCCCTCAGTTGGGCCAAGACACTGTCATGCAATTGCGTATGTTTGCCAATACCATGTCTGGGACTCAGGCAGGAAAGACTAGTAATGCCGTTGTCGGTTCCGTAGCCGAAGACGATGAAGTACCTATGCTGGTTAATGATTTCGAAGAGGTTGCCAAAATGGATGAAGCCAAACTGGCCAAAGCTAAAGGCCAAGAGGAGTTGGATAAGAATAAAGAAAACACTGCCAATCAGAAGGTAGATGCACCGAATGCAGAAAATTCTGCAAAGAACGATgataaattggataagaaaggcAAAAAGCAACAAAACAAACAGTCGGCTAATGGGGCAGCTAAAAATAAACCAGAATTGTCAAAGaatgaaaacaaacaacaacaacaaccccaACAAGTGAAAAATGAAAAACCCAATAAGCAAGAAACTAATGCCGCCAACGTCGCCCCTGCTGCAGcagagaaaaaacaaaatcaggCACCGGCCAAAGAAAAAGACACACATGTTCAGAAAGATAATAAGAAAGAAAATCAGCAACAATCCATGAAGCAAGATAAATCGAATGATAAGAAATCAGAAGAAGTTGTGGTGAAGGACCAAGCTAAACTTGCACAAGAACCACCTGTCGAAAGCAAGGCAGTGCATCAGCAGCAAGCCTCTGCTCCACAAAAACAGCCAGCTGAGATAGTGCCTCAACAACAAGCCACTGCTCTCCCAAAACAAACTCCATCTAACGAAGGGAAATCAGCTAAACCAACGAACGATAATAAGGTTCAACCTCTTGTTAAAGAGTCTGATATGAAAGTGCAAGCCAATGCACAAGCGGAGTTATCTAAAGATCAAAAAGTAGAAACAGTCCCCGCACCTAAAGCTCAAGATTCTACAGAAGCCAAGCTACAAGTGAATGTTAAAGAACAACCAAAGGCTACATCACCACAGCCTACCAATAATATGAATAAATCAGCTTCACCACAACCCCCGAAGGATATGAAAAAGGCAGCTTCCCCACAACCACCAAAAGATATGAAAAAGGCTGCTTCACCACAACCCCAAAAAGAGGGACTCCAAAACCAGGCTGTAGCTAAGGCTGCATCACCTCAGCCACAAACCCAGACTGCTGCTGCAGTCAAAGATGCGAAAACTGAAGTTAAACAACCAGCCATGATTGAAAATACCCCAGCGCAGGCCCCAGCAGTAGCATCTACTCCGGAAAAAGTGAATGAGAACCACACACCTGAAACATCTGTACAAAATCAAGATAATAGCCCCACATCTCAGCCACAAGTCCCCGTTGCATTGGTTGAGAACGCAAGTGCTAAAGTTGATGAAGTCATTGCTACTGCAACTAATGAAGCTGCAAAACTATCACCGCAAACTAATACTGCAACCGCCAAGAAGGATGAAGCTCCTGCAAAAACTCCGAATATGGCAAAATCTCCTAATAGAGCAcagcaaacaaaacaacaagGAAAACCGGCCCCGAATCAACAGACCAAGCCTAATCAACAAGCAAAACAAAGTCCCCCAAAGGATAAAACTCCCAACACAAATAAACCAGCACCTCAACAAAAGCAAAGCGGACCCCCAGCTAAGAAACCAAGCACTGCTCCAACAACGCCAACAGCTGAGACCCCCAATAAAGCTGCACCATCTCCTAATGAAGCAACAGTTGTGAAAAATGATGCTCAAAAGAAGCAACCAACTCCCACTCCGACTGCACAAAAACCAACAACTCCCACTGAATCTGTTGCATCCAAATCAAATAATGATGCTCTTAAGGCTGATGGTCAAAAGAAACAACCTGCACCAAATAATCAATCTGCTCAAAAACAGCCAGCTCAACCTAAGCCAAACAATACAAAACCTAATAATAATGCCAAACCAGCACAGAACTCTGCAAATGCCGCAGGACCCAAAAAGGGACCAGGGCCTGGACAGCCACAGGCTAAGCAAGGTGCAAAACCTGCCGATAATAAACCCAAACAATCATCTCCACCCAAAGGCCCCCAAAAAGCGCCAGCTGCTACTCAGCCCCAGAAAAATGCTTCTTAA
- the amrt gene encoding TM2 domain-containing protein 2 amaretto translates to MLSGKIICVAIIVIHTFSQFTEAVQARSDREQQVSGSIASSSRTTSESNVYRIWGPKVLCSLLPDDFLECNKPIDHKDNRTAKEEKGYGCLKFGGLNYEDVEHTKVQCTVFPDIDCHGPRTFQRDGVPCIRYSEHYFLTTLLYSLLLGFLGMDRFCLGQTGTAVGKLLTLGGVGVWWIVDIILLITNRLTPEDDSNWNPYV, encoded by the exons ATGTTATCTGGTAAGATTATTTGTGTGGCCATCATAGTAATTCACACCTTCAGCCAATTCACTGAAGCCGTGCAGGCGAGGAGTGATCGAGAACAACAGGTTTCTGGATCTATTGCATCCAGCTCCCGAACCACTTCTGAAAGCAATGTTTACCGTATTTGGGGCCCGAAAGTTCTCTGCTCTTTGCTTCCAGACGATTTTTTGGAGTGCAATAAGCCTATAGATCATAAAGACAACAGAACAGCCAAAGAAGAAAAAGGTTATGGTTGTCTTAAATTTGGCGGCCTCAATTACGAAGACGTGGAACACACAAAA GTTCAGTGCACTGTTTTCCCCGATATAGACTGTCATGGACCAAGAACATTTCAAAGAGATGGCGTCCCTTGCATAAGATACTCGGAACATTACTTTTTGACAACCTTACTATACAGTTTACTTTTGGGATTTTTGGGAATGGACCGTTTTTGTTTAGGACAGACCGGAACGGCTGTTGGCAAGTTGTTAACATTGGGAGGGGTTGGAGTTTGGTGGATAGTCGATATAATATTACTTATTACGAACCGACTGACACCAGAGGATGATAGCAACTGGAATCCATATGTTTAG